From a single Micromonospora sp. WMMD1102 genomic region:
- a CDS encoding DUF2637 domain-containing protein: MNESRLQGMQWAVRATLALGVAASVTANILHARANPISQAIAAWPPLALLITVELVTRVPVHRRSLGVIRIVAASAIAAIAAWISYHHMVGVVARYGETGTVPYLLPLSVDGLIIVASVSLVELAARRREAERQPHAVPADVPAAPSPAETAAPAPVAPAHSTSDTVPPDRRALPERSTVYVGAGTSGLDTALDTVERPVGEDEADRRETGHGLDAESRDDDSSDEPDDADVNLAPDLVPLLPAARAARDELTRDGHTVSRDALARRLRQSGHSIRNSAVSQLLAALRQEAQSVNGSRPATSA; this comes from the coding sequence ATGAACGAGAGCCGACTTCAGGGGATGCAATGGGCCGTGCGAGCGACACTGGCCCTCGGCGTAGCCGCCTCCGTCACCGCGAACATCCTGCACGCCCGAGCGAACCCGATCTCCCAGGCCATCGCGGCATGGCCACCGCTGGCATTGCTGATCACCGTCGAGCTGGTCACCCGGGTACCCGTCCACCGCCGTTCACTCGGCGTGATCCGGATCGTCGCCGCCTCGGCCATCGCCGCCATCGCCGCCTGGATCAGCTACCACCACATGGTCGGAGTCGTCGCCCGCTACGGCGAGACCGGCACCGTGCCCTACCTCCTACCACTCTCAGTGGACGGGCTGATCATCGTCGCCTCGGTATCACTCGTGGAACTCGCCGCCCGCCGCCGCGAAGCCGAACGCCAACCACACGCCGTGCCGGCCGACGTACCCGCCGCGCCGTCCCCGGCTGAAACCGCCGCACCGGCGCCCGTGGCACCTGCGCACAGCACCAGCGATACCGTGCCACCCGATCGGAGAGCGCTGCCCGAGCGGTCGACCGTCTACGTGGGTGCTGGCACATCCGGCCTCGATACGGCTCTCGACACCGTCGAACGCCCCGTAGGCGAGGATGAAGCAGACCGCCGCGAGACTGGTCACGGCCTCGACGCGGAATCTCGCGATGACGACTCGTCCGACGAACCAGACGACGCCGATGTTAACCTCGCCCCGGACCTCGTACCGCTGCTACCCGCCGCCCGCGCAGCCCGCGACGAACTGACCCGCGACGGCCACACCGTCAGCCGAGACGCCCTCGCCCGCCGGCTACGCCAGAGCGGCCACTCGATCCGCAACAGCGCGGTCTCGCAACTCCTCGCCGCACTGCGCCAGGAGGCGCAATCGGTCAACGGCTCCCGCCCCGCTACATCGGCGTAA
- a CDS encoding DUF932 domain-containing protein: MAHELETFANGQTAFASARVSAWHQLGTIADACMTAQEVMSKAWLGGWEVRKIAIQGIEITAKGVTKVDCPDKYMTVRTNPVTGVTEYLGVVGEDYSVVQNEQVAETLNLLVDASGAHFETAGSMRKGRSVFVTMKLPTAMQIAGVDDMDLYLAATTSHDGTASLRLDATPVRIVCANTQALAYQRSRASYTFRHTSNVNSKIAEARQALGLMWKAFRDFETEAEKMINESLTMGEFEKIIAQVWPLADDASDTAKNNAKQRTNMLRYLIRDADTQKAIKGTRWAGYQAITEYVDHFAPAKTDLVRATRALTGAGADLKARAFELLAV; the protein is encoded by the coding sequence GTGGCACACGAACTCGAAACGTTCGCGAACGGGCAGACGGCCTTCGCCTCCGCGAGGGTGTCCGCCTGGCACCAACTCGGCACGATCGCCGACGCCTGCATGACCGCGCAGGAGGTCATGAGCAAGGCGTGGCTCGGCGGCTGGGAGGTCCGCAAAATCGCCATTCAGGGCATCGAGATCACCGCGAAGGGTGTGACGAAGGTCGACTGCCCCGACAAGTACATGACCGTGCGGACCAACCCGGTCACGGGCGTCACCGAGTATCTCGGCGTGGTCGGCGAGGACTACAGCGTGGTCCAGAACGAGCAGGTCGCCGAGACGCTCAACCTCCTAGTCGACGCCTCCGGCGCGCACTTCGAGACGGCCGGCTCGATGCGCAAGGGCCGGTCGGTCTTCGTGACCATGAAGCTGCCCACGGCAATGCAGATCGCCGGGGTCGACGACATGGACCTCTATCTCGCCGCCACCACCTCCCACGACGGCACCGCCTCGCTGCGCCTGGACGCGACCCCGGTGCGGATCGTGTGCGCGAACACCCAGGCATTGGCCTACCAGCGGTCGCGCGCCTCGTACACGTTCCGGCACACCTCGAACGTCAACAGCAAGATCGCCGAGGCGCGGCAGGCCCTCGGGCTGATGTGGAAGGCGTTCCGCGACTTCGAGACCGAAGCCGAAAAGATGATCAACGAGTCGCTGACAATGGGCGAGTTCGAGAAGATCATCGCGCAGGTGTGGCCCCTCGCCGACGACGCCTCCGACACGGCGAAGAACAACGCCAAGCAGCGCACGAACATGCTGCGGTACCTCATCCGCGACGCCGACACGCAGAAGGCGATCAAGGGCACCCGGTGGGCCGGCTACCAGGCCATCACCGAGTACGTCGACCACTTCGCCCCCGCCAAGACCGACCTCGTCCGCGCTACGCGGGCGCTGACCGGTGCCGGTGCGGACCTCAAGGCCCGCGCGTTCGAGCTGCTGGCGGTCTGA
- a CDS encoding type II secretion system F family protein, with protein sequence MTGLVFLAGLGTGVGLWLLVVGWFPRPPRMDKALDAPHGLDRAAEAGTFGWSGRWGRPAVRWLRRTGLPLTSTRRDLATVDKPVDLHLAEQATATVLGLLLPPVAAGLLALGGVGSGLAVPAAASLLLGVVGFLAPELSVRSDVAKHRAAFRDALSSFLDLVVISLASGAGVDQALDDAAKVGSGPAYTELRYALTEARLARVPPWDILAALGRRVAVAELQQLAATVGLAGTEGAKVRASLRSRAIALRARQITDVEGEANAATERMALPIVALFAGFLIFLGYPAMAAVLGGL encoded by the coding sequence ATGACCGGGCTGGTGTTCCTGGCCGGGCTCGGCACCGGAGTGGGGCTGTGGCTCCTGGTGGTCGGCTGGTTCCCCCGCCCACCCCGCATGGACAAGGCCCTTGACGCCCCGCACGGGCTCGACCGCGCCGCCGAGGCCGGCACCTTCGGGTGGTCGGGGCGGTGGGGCCGCCCGGCGGTGCGGTGGCTGCGCCGTACCGGCCTGCCTCTGACCTCGACCCGCCGTGACCTCGCGACCGTTGACAAGCCGGTGGACCTGCACCTGGCCGAGCAGGCGACCGCGACGGTGCTCGGGCTGCTGCTGCCTCCGGTCGCCGCCGGGCTACTCGCTCTCGGCGGTGTCGGTTCCGGCCTCGCCGTGCCGGCCGCCGCGTCGTTGCTGCTCGGCGTGGTCGGGTTCCTTGCCCCGGAGCTGTCGGTGCGCTCGGACGTCGCCAAGCACCGGGCCGCGTTCCGTGACGCGTTGTCGTCGTTCCTGGATCTGGTCGTCATCAGCCTCGCGTCCGGGGCGGGGGTGGACCAGGCGCTCGACGACGCGGCGAAGGTCGGCTCCGGCCCCGCCTACACCGAACTGCGGTACGCGCTGACCGAGGCACGGCTGGCCCGGGTACCACCGTGGGACATCCTCGCCGCCCTCGGCCGCCGCGTCGCCGTCGCCGAGTTGCAGCAGCTCGCCGCCACCGTCGGCCTCGCCGGCACCGAAGGGGCGAAGGTACGCGCGTCACTGCGCTCCCGCGCCATCGCCCTACGCGCACGGCAAATCACCGACGTCGAGGGCGAGGCCAACGCCGCCACCGAGCGCATGGCTCTTCCCATCGTCGCCCTGTTCGCCGGCTTCCTGATCTTCCTCGGCTATCCCGCGATGGCCGCCGTACTCGGCGGGCTGTAG
- a CDS encoding BTAD domain-containing putative transcriptional regulator, with product MLRAVAAIARTARALLAFAVLAGFTAGVPWLLIVAAGWPLDWIGWPTPNAIPSLAGLSSAVTSPWSDGMVLALLATIGWVLWAQFLRDTTIEIIEVAAAASATRRGQPRPLSRRRGPIRWVAAVLVGAVVAAVLFDAARAFTSPATASAAAADAARRPAVTVAPAHPAAPPTAQHSPRPALTIDVSATSTARPLATHRDNPAVPAWARDAPGGTHRVVAGDNLWDLAEQYLGDPHRWREIYKLNRGHEQANGYALTDPDEIHVGWVLALPARAAPAAAKPSHTENSPSSGPGTIASEATETAPAVPPPAPPASATPTPSTPEPSTPSSPAAGPSTPADSPDVATPAPGTDPSDDRPDKEAGITLPAQGWISLGLAAAIAAVAGLLRLQRRRRARLTFPAPASTAPQPAPTPPSLARVDTIGSRHLGPGTGDHRPAMPAVPAPVGLDADAAEVSLFHLPGPGVALHGDGAIPAARAILASVLTTNVAKTAVRRPVVVTTAVLLTRLLPEDAPAVGLDPDGTAYDGERLIVLADIAAAVTHAEEEMIGRRRLLDTFDAETISDLNTRTDHAETQPPYVLLIESSPRHAARLQAVATHRAALDLHPVILGQHDGIPTIEITADGTTTGDDPHPVTRLSTLGADDLAAILTMLTDTLARPEAGADVDDPPAEISPAAVTVEATEPVPVQPDDAAALVRLRVLGPVTVATDAGPIATGMRSGSYTALAVLAAHPAGRSLDQLAAHLHPDVDPTAAVKRVRTDITSARRVLRAATGHDELMFIVYDPATGRYQLDPQTVTVDLWQMLTAIDQATSSDDEAITLAALRRATDLYAGDFAEGHDHTWATDYATSYRHQIITAHARIAEILEPDHPDQAIAALEHAADLDPVNEELYQRIMRIHGRQHRPDAVRRSLRRLEERLADLGDAEPSQATRRLAERQLRPVAPASRGRP from the coding sequence ATGTTGCGCGCCGTCGCCGCCATCGCCCGGACGGCGCGTGCCCTGCTCGCGTTCGCCGTGCTGGCCGGCTTCACCGCCGGGGTGCCGTGGCTCCTGATCGTCGCGGCCGGCTGGCCCCTCGACTGGATCGGCTGGCCAACCCCCAACGCGATACCGAGCCTGGCCGGCCTGTCTAGCGCGGTCACGAGTCCGTGGTCCGATGGCATGGTTCTCGCGCTGCTGGCCACGATCGGCTGGGTGCTGTGGGCGCAGTTCCTTCGCGACACCACCATCGAGATCATCGAAGTGGCCGCCGCAGCGTCAGCTACCCGGCGCGGCCAACCTCGTCCACTGTCGAGGCGGCGCGGCCCGATCCGATGGGTCGCGGCCGTCCTCGTCGGCGCGGTCGTCGCAGCCGTGCTGTTCGACGCCGCCCGCGCCTTCACCAGCCCCGCGACTGCGAGTGCGGCTGCCGCTGACGCCGCACGCCGCCCGGCCGTGACCGTCGCCCCCGCACACCCCGCCGCCCCGCCGACCGCGCAACACAGCCCACGCCCGGCGCTCACCATCGACGTGTCCGCCACCAGCACCGCCCGCCCGCTCGCCACCCACCGAGACAACCCCGCCGTTCCCGCCTGGGCACGCGACGCCCCGGGCGGGACACACCGCGTCGTCGCCGGAGACAACCTGTGGGACCTCGCCGAGCAGTATCTCGGCGACCCGCACCGCTGGCGGGAGATCTACAAACTCAACCGGGGACACGAACAGGCAAACGGCTACGCCCTCACCGACCCCGACGAGATCCACGTCGGCTGGGTCCTCGCTCTCCCCGCCCGCGCGGCGCCAGCGGCAGCCAAGCCATCCCACACCGAGAATTCCCCGTCCAGCGGCCCCGGAACCATCGCATCCGAGGCCACCGAGACCGCCCCGGCCGTCCCACCGCCCGCGCCACCGGCCAGTGCCACCCCAACCCCCAGCACCCCGGAACCGAGCACCCCATCATCCCCTGCCGCCGGACCGAGCACACCCGCCGACTCGCCCGATGTCGCTACCCCCGCGCCGGGCACCGACCCCTCCGACGACCGGCCCGACAAGGAGGCCGGGATCACCCTGCCGGCGCAGGGCTGGATCAGCCTCGGCCTGGCCGCTGCCATCGCCGCCGTCGCCGGGCTGCTCCGCCTGCAACGACGCCGCCGCGCCCGACTCACCTTCCCCGCCCCGGCCAGCACCGCGCCGCAACCCGCCCCGACACCGCCATCTCTGGCCCGAGTCGACACGATCGGTAGCCGGCACCTCGGCCCCGGCACCGGCGACCACCGACCCGCGATGCCGGCTGTGCCGGCCCCGGTCGGCCTTGACGCCGACGCCGCCGAGGTCAGCCTGTTCCACCTGCCCGGTCCCGGCGTCGCCCTACACGGCGACGGAGCCATACCGGCGGCCCGCGCCATCCTCGCCTCCGTCCTGACCACCAACGTGGCCAAGACCGCCGTCCGACGGCCGGTGGTCGTCACGACCGCCGTCCTGCTCACCCGGCTCCTGCCCGAGGACGCCCCGGCGGTGGGCCTGGACCCCGACGGCACCGCCTACGACGGGGAACGCCTCATCGTGCTCGCCGACATCGCGGCGGCGGTCACCCACGCCGAGGAGGAGATGATCGGCCGGCGCCGGCTGCTGGACACCTTCGACGCCGAGACGATCAGCGACCTCAACACCCGCACCGACCACGCCGAGACGCAACCGCCGTACGTGCTGCTCATCGAGTCCAGCCCCCGGCACGCCGCCCGCCTCCAGGCCGTCGCCACCCACCGCGCCGCCCTGGACCTGCACCCCGTCATCCTCGGCCAGCACGACGGCATCCCCACCATCGAGATCACCGCCGACGGCACCACCACCGGCGACGACCCGCACCCGGTGACCCGGCTGTCCACCCTCGGCGCGGACGACCTCGCCGCCATCCTGACCATGCTCACCGACACCCTGGCCCGGCCCGAGGCCGGCGCTGACGTCGACGATCCGCCGGCCGAGATCTCACCGGCCGCGGTGACCGTCGAGGCGACCGAGCCGGTACCGGTCCAGCCCGACGACGCGGCGGCCCTGGTCCGGCTCCGGGTGCTCGGCCCGGTCACCGTCGCCACCGACGCCGGCCCGATCGCCACCGGAATGCGCAGCGGCTCCTACACCGCGCTCGCCGTCCTCGCCGCCCACCCCGCCGGCCGCAGCCTCGACCAGCTCGCCGCCCACCTGCACCCCGACGTCGACCCGACCGCCGCCGTCAAACGCGTACGAACGGACATCACCTCCGCCCGTCGGGTGCTCCGCGCCGCCACCGGCCACGACGAACTCATGTTCATCGTCTACGACCCGGCCACCGGCCGATACCAGCTCGACCCGCAGACCGTCACCGTGGACCTCTGGCAGATGCTCACCGCCATCGACCAGGCCACCAGCAGCGACGACGAGGCAATCACGCTCGCCGCGCTACGCCGGGCAACCGACCTGTACGCAGGCGACTTCGCCGAAGGCCACGACCACACCTGGGCCACCGACTACGCCACCAGCTACCGCCACCAGATCATCACCGCCCACGCCCGCATCGCCGAGATCCTCGAACCCGACCACCCCGACCAGGCCATCGCCGCCCTCGAACACGCCGCCGACCTCGACCCGGTCAACGAGGAGCTGTACCAACGGATCATGCGCATCCACGGCCGCCAGCACCGCCCCGACGCCGTACGGCGCAGCCTTCGCCGGCTGGAGGAACGCCTCGCCGACCTCGGCGACGCCGAACCGTCCCAGGCCACCCGCCGGCTCGCCGAACGACAGCTCCGACCCGTCGCCCCGGCCAGCCGAGGCCGGCCATGA
- a CDS encoding type II secretion system F family protein: MGVMVLTVPLAALLGAGTASGLLLVTLGLSRRDNGPVDSTTESWLSRLTSTRERVDRRRVALCLAAGVVVGVVTRWPVAAALSAAGAWMLPAIIGPDRDHTRRVARIEAIATWTEALRDNLSGAAGLEQAITAIAIEAPEPIHDEVTLLAVRLRRSWRLPDALRAFAAELTDPTADLVVAGLVMAARGNAGQLGDVLGELAASARAKVASRQRVAAARKRNRTSARVIVGTTLAMAGLLAMLNRSYLAPFDTAAGQLVLLATGGCFAAAFAWLGRLMRDRDTARILAGVAAPAKAEAAST, translated from the coding sequence GTGGGCGTGATGGTGTTGACGGTGCCCCTCGCCGCCCTGCTGGGGGCCGGAACCGCGTCCGGGCTGCTGCTGGTCACGTTGGGCCTGTCGCGCCGGGACAACGGACCCGTCGACTCCACCACCGAGTCGTGGCTGTCGAGGCTCACCTCGACGCGTGAGCGGGTCGACCGGCGGCGGGTAGCCCTGTGCCTTGCCGCTGGTGTGGTTGTCGGTGTGGTGACCCGCTGGCCGGTCGCGGCGGCCCTGTCAGCGGCCGGGGCGTGGATGCTACCGGCCATCATCGGCCCGGACCGCGACCACACCCGCCGGGTGGCCCGGATCGAAGCCATCGCCACCTGGACCGAGGCGCTGCGGGACAACCTGTCCGGCGCGGCCGGGCTCGAACAGGCGATCACCGCCATCGCGATCGAAGCCCCAGAGCCGATCCACGACGAGGTAACCCTCCTCGCCGTGCGCCTACGGCGCAGTTGGCGGCTACCTGACGCACTGCGCGCGTTTGCCGCCGAGCTGACCGACCCGACCGCCGATCTCGTCGTCGCCGGGCTCGTGATGGCCGCACGGGGCAACGCCGGGCAGCTCGGCGACGTGCTGGGCGAGCTGGCCGCGTCCGCGCGGGCGAAAGTCGCCTCCCGGCAACGCGTCGCCGCCGCCCGCAAACGCAACCGCACCTCCGCGCGGGTCATCGTCGGTACCACCCTCGCGATGGCCGGGCTCCTCGCCATGCTCAACCGAAGCTATCTGGCTCCGTTCGACACGGCAGCCGGTCAGCTCGTGCTGCTGGCCACCGGTGGCTGCTTCGCCGCCGCGTTCGCATGGCTTGGCCGACTCATGCGCGACCGCGACACAGCGAGGATATTGGCGGGGGTCGCCGCGCCGGCTAAGGCTGAGGCGGCGTCGACATGA
- a CDS encoding ATPase, T2SS/T4P/T4SS family: MTSPSPSLLGAGESGEIAVVGRIRREVAERLTRAARAHETATGSLMPADERAAMTRRLIGEVLDVYATEEMNAGRAPLRPEVESRVGRAVADMLLGAGGLQPLLNDERIEEVNANGCDQVFVRYSDGTRGQVGPIADSDAEMVELIRRLAADAGRAETGGEGAEERRWDRAAPILNLQLADGSRLHAVMSVARRPSLSIRRHGYVKVTLADLEQLGTVNPVLRELFAAAVRARLNVLIAGRTGAGKTTLLRALASAIPRDERLVTIEDAYELALDADKAVHPDVVALQSREANVEGEGAIDMSSLFRSGLRMSPDRVIVGEIRGHEVIPMLNAMSQGNDGSLGTVHASSSAGAFNKLLIYAAQAPERLDAATTYLLVAEAVHLVVHLGFVADGAVRAVTSVREVVSADGLAVSSNEILRPGPDGRAVPGAPPSTGLLSALAGCGFDPGLLDEARTAPGGGWA, from the coding sequence ATGACCAGCCCGTCTCCGTCGCTCCTGGGGGCCGGCGAGTCCGGCGAGATCGCGGTGGTGGGGCGCATCCGCCGGGAGGTCGCCGAGCGGCTGACCCGGGCCGCGCGGGCGCACGAGACGGCGACCGGTTCGCTGATGCCGGCCGACGAGCGCGCGGCGATGACGCGCCGGTTGATCGGCGAGGTTCTGGACGTGTACGCCACGGAGGAGATGAACGCCGGGCGTGCGCCGCTGCGCCCGGAGGTCGAGTCGCGGGTGGGCCGGGCGGTGGCGGACATGCTGCTCGGCGCGGGCGGCCTGCAACCACTGCTGAACGACGAACGGATCGAGGAGGTCAACGCCAACGGCTGTGACCAGGTGTTCGTACGCTACAGCGACGGCACGCGCGGCCAGGTTGGGCCGATCGCCGATTCGGATGCGGAGATGGTGGAGCTGATCCGCCGCCTGGCCGCCGACGCTGGGCGGGCGGAGACCGGCGGTGAGGGCGCGGAGGAACGCCGCTGGGATCGAGCCGCGCCGATCCTGAATCTGCAGCTCGCGGACGGCTCCCGGTTGCACGCGGTCATGTCGGTGGCCCGGCGTCCGTCGCTGTCGATCCGCCGGCACGGCTACGTGAAGGTCACCCTGGCCGACCTGGAGCAGCTCGGCACCGTCAACCCGGTGCTGCGGGAGCTGTTCGCCGCTGCGGTGCGGGCGAGGCTGAACGTCCTCATCGCCGGGCGCACCGGCGCCGGCAAAACCACTCTCCTGCGCGCGCTTGCGTCGGCGATCCCACGCGACGAACGGCTCGTGACGATCGAGGACGCCTACGAGCTGGCCCTCGACGCGGACAAAGCTGTGCATCCGGACGTGGTGGCGTTGCAGTCGCGGGAGGCCAATGTCGAGGGCGAGGGCGCGATCGACATGAGCAGCCTGTTCCGCTCTGGGCTGCGGATGTCGCCGGACCGAGTCATCGTCGGGGAGATCCGCGGGCACGAAGTCATCCCCATGCTCAACGCGATGAGCCAAGGTAACGACGGCAGCCTCGGGACGGTCCATGCCTCGTCCTCCGCCGGGGCGTTCAACAAGCTCCTGATCTACGCCGCGCAGGCGCCGGAACGCCTCGACGCAGCCACCACGTACCTCCTTGTTGCCGAGGCGGTGCACCTGGTCGTGCATTTGGGGTTTGTCGCTGACGGCGCGGTGCGCGCGGTGACCTCGGTGCGGGAGGTGGTCAGCGCGGACGGGCTGGCCGTGTCCAGCAACGAGATCCTCCGCCCCGGCCCCGATGGGCGGGCGGTCCCTGGTGCGCCGCCGTCGACCGGCCTGCTGTCGGCGCTGGCCGGGTGTGGCTTCGACCCGGGGTTGCTCGACGAGGCCCGCACCGCCCCGGGTGGGGGGTGGGCGTGA
- a CDS encoding pilus assembly protein TadG-related protein has protein sequence MRQPDAGRWRRLRERTGDDSGQVTAFTVLMIVALLAVAGLVFDAGLALMQKVRALDIAQAAARAGAQELDLYQYRTRNIAVLDPVRAASAARAWLASAGATGEATATTTTVTVTVRRTSRAQLLQIVGVRQLDVSASATATAVQGITGPNT, from the coding sequence GTGAGGCAACCCGATGCCGGCCGCTGGCGGCGGCTCCGCGAGCGCACCGGAGACGACTCCGGCCAGGTGACCGCGTTCACGGTCCTGATGATTGTCGCCCTGCTCGCCGTGGCCGGGCTGGTCTTCGACGCCGGCTTGGCCCTCATGCAGAAGGTTCGTGCCCTCGACATTGCCCAGGCGGCGGCCAGGGCCGGGGCGCAGGAGCTGGACCTGTACCAGTACCGCACCCGCAACATTGCTGTGCTCGACCCCGTCCGCGCCGCGTCGGCCGCGCGGGCGTGGCTGGCCTCGGCGGGCGCGACTGGCGAGGCCACCGCGACCACGACCACAGTCACCGTGACCGTACGGCGGACCAGTCGCGCGCAGCTCCTGCAGATCGTTGGCGTGCGGCAGCTCGACGTGTCCGCCTCCGCGACCGCCACCGCTGTGCAGGGCATCACCGGCCCCAACACCTGA
- a CDS encoding SAF domain-containing protein has protein sequence MPFVALGGLLVIVCVLAYAYGAAQLGDRVQVLAVARPVTAGQPITAADLKQVSAAHDPGVRLVPASQAVKVVGRTAVVPLVAGTLLTPELLGDAAFPPGGQVTASLALKPGQYPQGLAAGARVSVYVSTTARDGGQSAPAASSAAAPARMSAVVLRVDLAGDGEGSTVVTLLLAASDAPQLAAAPSGGVVLMQTSPERD, from the coding sequence TTGCCGTTCGTCGCGCTCGGCGGGCTGCTGGTGATCGTGTGCGTGCTGGCCTACGCCTACGGCGCCGCGCAGCTCGGTGACCGGGTTCAGGTACTCGCGGTCGCGCGGCCGGTGACGGCCGGGCAGCCGATCACGGCTGCCGACCTCAAGCAGGTCTCCGCTGCCCATGATCCCGGGGTGCGGCTGGTTCCGGCCTCGCAAGCGGTGAAGGTGGTTGGTCGTACGGCGGTGGTGCCGCTGGTGGCCGGGACGCTGCTGACCCCGGAGTTGCTCGGGGATGCCGCGTTTCCGCCGGGCGGGCAGGTGACCGCCTCGCTCGCCTTGAAGCCGGGCCAGTATCCCCAAGGGCTTGCGGCGGGGGCGCGGGTGTCCGTCTACGTCTCGACGACCGCGCGGGACGGCGGCCAGTCGGCTCCGGCGGCCAGCTCAGCGGCGGCCCCGGCCCGGATGTCGGCCGTGGTGCTGAGAGTTGACCTCGCCGGTGATGGCGAGGGCTCGACCGTCGTCACGCTCCTGCTGGCCGCGTCAGACGCGCCGCAGTTGGCGGCAGCTCCGTCCGGCGGTGTGGTGCTGATGCAGACCTCGCCCGAGAGGGACTGA
- a CDS encoding TadE family protein: MAARSDAGAATAELAIAMPLLLLIVMFVIQAGVWMHATHIAQSAATRTANAAAGYQSSAAAGRDAGEQTLAAIGNGVLKEPSVSVTRTATEVRAEIVGTASTVVPGVRWTVRATVVRPVERFVPPSGAAP; this comes from the coding sequence GTGGCTGCCCGTTCCGACGCGGGCGCCGCCACCGCCGAGCTGGCCATCGCGATGCCGCTGCTGCTGCTCATCGTCATGTTCGTCATCCAGGCCGGAGTGTGGATGCACGCCACCCACATCGCTCAAAGCGCCGCGACCCGGACGGCCAACGCTGCCGCCGGCTACCAATCGAGTGCCGCCGCCGGCCGGGACGCGGGCGAGCAGACCCTCGCCGCGATCGGCAACGGCGTCCTCAAGGAACCGTCGGTGTCGGTGACCCGCACCGCCACCGAGGTCCGGGCCGAGATCGTAGGGACAGCCTCGACCGTGGTTCCTGGCGTCCGGTGGACCGTCCGCGCCACCGTCGTACGACCCGTAGAGCGCTTCGTACCCCCCAGCGGAGCCGCACCATGA
- a CDS encoding TadE/TadG family type IV pilus assembly protein, giving the protein MIRAGLLRRLRQVIAFGDRGASTTEATLVTPLLVAVLLFVVLCGRLVSAQMDLDAAASAAARSASLARADAAARTQADRAARETLAARAVTCQQVNVTVSTGGLRPGGAVTVTVECTVALSDLALLSVPGSRTTRATATSPIDVWRGGAS; this is encoded by the coding sequence ATGATCCGGGCCGGATTGCTCCGCCGGCTGCGACAGGTCATCGCCTTCGGCGACCGGGGGGCGAGCACCACCGAGGCGACCCTCGTTACCCCGCTGCTGGTGGCTGTGCTGCTGTTCGTGGTGCTGTGCGGGAGGTTGGTCTCCGCGCAGATGGACCTCGATGCCGCCGCCAGCGCCGCGGCCCGGTCCGCCTCCCTCGCCCGCGCCGACGCCGCCGCACGCACCCAGGCCGACCGCGCCGCCCGGGAGACCCTCGCCGCCCGCGCGGTCACCTGCCAGCAGGTCAATGTCACCGTGTCCACCGGCGGGCTCCGTCCCGGCGGCGCGGTCACCGTGACAGTGGAGTGCACCGTTGCCCTGTCCGACCTCGCCCTACTGTCCGTGCCCGGCTCCCGCACGACGCGGGCCACGGCGACCTCGCCAATCGACGTGTGGAGAGGCGGCGCTTCGTGA